The stretch of DNA AGGCGAGCAAGGCGTCCGCCCGCTCCGCCTTCTCCCGGGGCGAAACCCGCTCCGGCGACATGGGCACCATCACGTTCTCCCGCGCCGTCAGGTACGGCAGGAGGTGGTACGCCTGGAAGACGAAACCGATCGTCCCCCGCCGGAAGTCGGCCAGGCCGTCCGCCGGAAGCGCGGAGAGGTCGGCGCCCCCGATCCGAACCGCCCCTTCCGTAGGGACCTGGAGCCCCCCGAGGATCGTCAGCAGCGTGCTCTTCCCCGCCCCCGACTCCCCCGTGATGACGACGTATTCCCCGTGCCGTATATCGAAGGAGATCCCGGTCAGCGCCGTCGCCCGCGTACCGTTGCATCCGTAGATCATCGAAACGTCCTTCAGGTGAATGATCGGTTCCATCGTTTCTCCCACTCGTATTATTTTATTTTCATAGGCTGCGGATCGCTTCGGTGGGCGACAGGGCCGCGGCGCGTCGCGCCGGCGGGATGGCCCCGATCAACCCGAGGGAGAGGCCGGCGGCGGCGCCGAAGATCGCCGGGGCGAAGACGACCGAAGGATGCTCGATCCCGAAGGCCGGCGACACTAAATACGCGACGGCGATTCCCGTTCCCGCCCCAAGGAGCGACGAGAGGAGCGACACCCAGCCGGTCTCCCAGAACAGGAGCGAGAAGATCGACCGTTTCCGGAACCCGACCGCCCGCAGAACCCCGATCTCGCGCGTGCGCTCCTGCACCCCGCCCATCACGGTCACCAGCACCATGAGCCCCCCGATCAGCAGCACGATCGCCGAGACGCCGAACCCGAGGCGCCGGAGATGGTCCACCGCGGCCTTCCGGCTCTCCACCACCTGCCGGATCGCCGACACCCGCGCGCCCGGCAACGCCTGCCCGATCTGGGCCACGATGTCCTCCACCGGGCAATCCTTGCACAGCGCCGCCACCTCGAAATACGTCACGGCCCCGGGCTTCTTCGCCAGCGCCTGCACGTCCGCGATGTCGGCGATGACCATCCCGTCCTCCTTCTCCCCCGTCGAATGGAGCACACCGGCGACGCGGTAGAGGCGGTTCCCGGCCGTCACGGTCCCCCCAGGCCCCTTGTCGAGCAGCGCCGCGGCCTCGGCGCCCAGCAGCACCTCTCCGCGTTTCAGCCCACCCCCCCCCTGGATCTTCCACCATGGGCGGGCGGTCGCCACATCCGTCCCGGGAAGCCCCATCCAGACGAGGGTCTTGCCCGAGGCGTCCGCGGCGGTCATCAGGAAGGGGACGATGGAACGGATCCGGTCCTTGTGGTGGATCGACGCAATGCGCTCCCTGTCCGCCATGGCGAGGCGGGAGTGCGCCACCTCCGTGCCTCCGAGGGCGATGTTTCCGAACCCGAGGGAGAGCTGCTCGGCCCTCGGGGACACAACGATATTGGCGCCGAACCGGTCCAGCTGGTCCTGGACCGCACCTTCCATCTGCGAGGTGATCGACGAGATCGCGACGAACGTGGCGATCCCGAGGAAGATCCCGAGGCCCGTGAAGACGGCGCGCGACTTCCGGCGGAGCAGGTTCTTCCAGGCGAGCTTCCTGATGTTCATGAACGACGCTCCGTTCGATATGTACGGTGGAAGCTCATGACCGCTTCCGGGCGAAGTAATCCTCGCGCGCCAGAATGTCGGCCTTCCTGATCACGAGATCCTGCCCTTCGATCCCCCGCGCCAGGGGATGAGGGTTGCACCCGCCCTTGATCTCTGCGATCCGGTTCGACGGGAAGGTCTGGCCGCAATTGTTGCAGACCATGAGGTCGCCTTCCTGCCGGTACCCGCGGTTCGACTTGAAGCAGACGTCGCAAGCGTCGAGCGCCGCCCGGTATGCACCATCCTGGCTTTTCAGCGCGAAGTAGTAATACTGCCGCCCCCCCGACTCCAGCGACAGGAAGAGGGCTTTTCCGGAATCGAGGGCCTTCAGTGGGATCCTCACGGCGTCCGCCGCCTCCACCACCCCCGCCGCTTTCGCCGTTTCCGCGGGGGATTTCTTGAAGAGACCGTCCAGCATGCCGGCGGAAACCGCCGCAACGACGGCAACAACAAGTATTCCTGCAACCACCCCACCGATGATCATCCCCTTGCTGCGATTTACCGCCATGGTTCGAAGACCTCCCGAGAAATATTTGCATTAACCCAAGCACAGGTTGTGCCACCCAAGGATTTTAAGAAACATTTCGAACAATATCCGATTGTTGCGTGACCGGAGGCGGATGGCCGGCAAACTCGAAAGCATGCTCCCGAAGAATATTCTTCAATTCACTGATGAATATTCCTCTCCCTGATCCTCCCCTTTCATCGTTATTTCTCATCCGCCTGCGACGGCGCCGCTTCCGGAGCGGAGTGGCCCGATTGCAGCAACAGGGAGCCTCCGCGATTTGGGAAGACGCACACGATTCCCCGCTCAACCTCGCTTACGGGAACCTGGAGGGCCTTCGCCTCGTCGGCGAGGAACCTTCGTCCCAGGACCTTCTCAACGGCCAGCTGGAGATGGGCCCGATCGATGGGCTTCGCGAGGAAGTAGCAGGCTCCCCCCCTCATCGCCTCCACGGCCGTTTCCATGCCGCCGAACGCCGTTACGACGATGATCGGCAGGCGGGGAACCATCCTGTGAATCCGTCGCATCAGTTCGAGCCCGGAGATGCCCGGCATCCGTATATCGGTGATGACGAGGTCGAACTTTTCGAGGGAAAAACGCGAGAGGGCCTCCTGACCGTCGGGAGCGGGAGTGACGTCGTATCCCGCTCCGCAGGTTGAGCAGGGCGACTTCCCTCCCTGTCGGGTCGTCCTCGACGTAAAGAATACGTCTCCTCATCGCATTTTCCCTCTTCCTCCTGTCCGCTCCGCCACGATCAAGGTTTACGGCGCTTCGGCGGATTCCTCCCGCTCCGCCGGCTCCCGCGGCGGAGGAGAAATGGAGAAATCCACCTGGATCAGCATGAGCCATCCCACCCCGGGGGCCGCAAGAGTCCGGACGCCGGCCTTGTCCGCCTCCGTCAGCGGCAACAGGATCGGAGGCGCCGGAGGACCATCTCTCTCCAACCGGACGCCGATCGCTTCCGCCGCCGGCACCCTGGCCTGTACCGATGAACTCGCGCCATCAGGGCGGAGTGCCTCCCTCTTCGCGGTACAGCCAGCGGCGGTCAAGAGGAGAACCGGGAGAATCAGGACGAGCGATGCCCGGCGTCCCATAGCCATCTCCTTGCCTAAA from bacterium encodes:
- a CDS encoding ABC transporter ATP-binding protein, with amino-acid sequence MEPIIHLKDVSMIYGCNGTRATALTGISFDIRHGEYVVITGESGAGKSTLLTILGGLQVPTEGAVRIGGADLSALPADGLADFRRGTIGFVFQAYHLLPYLTARENVMVPMSPERVSPREKAERADALLASVGLAGKEDRLPSQLSGGESQRVAIARALVHDPPVLLADEPTGNLDSATGEQILDLFSEWHGRGKTVLMVTHNKANLSRATRSIRLRDGRVEEDRLLRPLPAEPAAV
- a CDS encoding ABC transporter permease, translating into MNIRKLAWKNLLRRKSRAVFTGLGIFLGIATFVAISSITSQMEGAVQDQLDRFGANIVVSPRAEQLSLGFGNIALGGTEVAHSRLAMADRERIASIHHKDRIRSIVPFLMTAADASGKTLVWMGLPGTDVATARPWWKIQGGGGLKRGEVLLGAEAAALLDKGPGGTVTAGNRLYRVAGVLHSTGEKEDGMVIADIADVQALAKKPGAVTYFEVAALCKDCPVEDIVAQIGQALPGARVSAIRQVVESRKAAVDHLRRLGFGVSAIVLLIGGLMVLVTVMGGVQERTREIGVLRAVGFRKRSIFSLLFWETGWVSLLSSLLGAGTGIAVAYLVSPAFGIEHPSVVFAPAIFGAAAGLSLGLIGAIPPARRAAALSPTEAIRSL
- a CDS encoding DUF2318 domain-containing protein, with the translated sequence MAVNRSKGMIIGGVVAGILVVAVVAAVSAGMLDGLFKKSPAETAKAAGVVEAADAVRIPLKALDSGKALFLSLESGGRQYYYFALKSQDGAYRAALDACDVCFKSNRGYRQEGDLMVCNNCGQTFPSNRIAEIKGGCNPHPLARGIEGQDLVIRKADILAREDYFARKRS